ttggcactaaagcacaacttaagaaaacaaTCTCCTTCTTAGTTACttttgatggtgatctcatcagaccttcatCTAATACAAGGAATCtttttattccacccacataaactaCATTAAGAAAtgtcttactttcacctctgtaacatatcctgtgttcactcATTCTTCTCCTCTTCTAATGCTAAGAAACATGGCCATGCTTTTATCatatcccgcatcgattattctAACTCTCTACTagcaggtgccacttctaatcttatatcacagctccagctgattcaaaactctgctgcaagagtccttactcgaaccaggaATGGTTAGCGCATAACACCGATCCTGCTTtgcctccactggctccctgtgtcttacagaattgaatataaaattctattatcttatatataaacggctacacatggaagtgtgtgtgtctgtctggcccggaagtgagagatgTGGAGTCAGGGCTAGGGTAAGggttccacctccgaggaaaccgaaaactcacttagccactaataacacaagcaaggcgagcacgtcaacaaaacgaaacctccgaagaaagacaaagtcgcttggCTGCTAACATCTGCAAAGCggtatcccttttatttttcctcccgtcgctaatgcacaagcgatgtaaGCATAATAACAAAACGAagcctcctaggagagagatgccctgagtagttcctttcaattacctgacatctatacatttcaatttttttctgacggtttcaatagtttctaggaccccaggcttttaacagcatgggctgctttaaatggcctcttaacagactacatcagtgaccttctccatcactatgcttaTATTTGCCCACTACAGTCCTCTGATTCTTGcagtcttgttgtgccccaccctaacctgcactctatgggtgacagggccttcagcggtacagcacccagactttggaagcTGACTCAATTAATTCCTTCAGTAAGCAACTTAAAATATTCTGACAGAGTTTACCTCTCTGGCCAGACGATCAGAataatttgtttgtgtgtgtgtgtgtgtgctatatAACAAATTACGTTATTTATTCAGGCTTTTCTCTTagtattaaatttaatattttattctggtttgttgtcatttattttacttaatgctTTTGTatctcctgtatttatctgtttattgttCTATGCAGAACTATTTGTACCATATGTTACATATGCCATGCTATTTAAATAAtcgccttgagcatggaaaaggcactatataaataaaatgtattattattatacatactaAGCTGTATGTGTCGCCCGGAAAAATCCCACTATACAGTACAATTTAGACAGCCTTTAAAAGAAtaaggcattttttaaaaaaaaacctgcaaaagccacacataataaacattattgtaactgaataaaacactgatATAGCACTTCATGACTACTACTATTAATACTATTAATATTATCAAATATATGTGTCCTAGTTTACAGTTATTGTACAAGATTAAGGTAGTTCacttaaacaaaaacattgtctgaattttgctttgaaaataacactaatttcacactgttttaaaaattagAATGGGCGGCGAAGCTATGCACTGAATAATAATATATGCATTGCATAATTCGTGTAGCTCTATTTATTGGAACCTTTCCACAAAAAATTAGGCCGgggaaatatacaatatatataaaaatggtaagcgaattaaaaatgtatatatttttttttttttaaaaaagacccGTACCCGACTTGGGCGGCTGGCTACGCCCCTGAATCTTGCACCAGAGTTAGAATAAAGTTATCATTCTCACTAGTTTATGACTTCGATATTAAAATAGAAATGCACCTCTTCCTTTTCCTACATAACTCCGAACTGTTTTGGAGCCAGCAACAGTCGACCTAACAATGACGTCATATTCACGCGACAAAGACTCGCAAGCCAGAAGGCGTCCCGAAACGAACGCTCACTTGGTAACAGTTTTAGATGAGTTAACTTTGAATTGTCCTCTTTCGTGATaatcatatttaaatttgtatggGTACGAAGAGCCTTAAGATCATTACGGTTGAAAAATACATGCAATACTCGCAAAATGTTAGCCTGGTAAAAGTGTAACCACAGGGATCGCGTGTAACCAATCATCCTTAAATCATGTCGGATGAAGCGTTTTCTGACATCAACGGCAATCGGATCTCGCTGGATTGTCAGCGCCACTCTGACATTTGCGGAGAGTTTACGGTGAGCTCCCCTAAGCTGTCTTTTCTGAAGGTGACAGGCTGCACCTGCGCTCTCTGGCTTTGTGcctacaccattttttttttcaccgagGTAAGTGACAACGACTTCAAGGTGGCATTCATGTGTTTTGGCAAATTTATATGGCTTTGTACATGCTAAGCAATAAAATGTAGTACCATTCTTGTTAGGTTGAACTGGTCATTTAAATGAAAGTAACATAATCcctaaactggaaaaactgacaATGAAAAGTTAAACTGTGTCCAGTGATGAGCTCGTGGGCTTTGTTTCAGCCTTGTGCATGCTGTtgctgatatacagtggtgtgaaaaactatttgcccccttcctgatttcttattcttttgcatgtttgtcacacaaaatgtttctgatcatcaaacacatttaaccattagtcaaatataacacaagtaaacacaaaatgcagtttttaaatgttggtttttattatttagggagaaaaaatccaaaccaacatggccctgtgtgaaaaagtaattgccccctgaacctaataactggttgggccacccttagcagcaataactgcaatcaagcgtttgcgataacttgcaatgagtctttacagctctggaggaattttggcccactcatctttgcagaattgttgtaattcagctttatttgagggttttctagcatgaaccgcctttttaaggtcatgccatagcatctcaattggattcaggtcaggactttgactaggccactccaaagtcttcattttgtttttcttcagccattcagaggtggatttgctggtgtgttttgggtcattgtcctgttgtagcacccaagatcgcttcagcttgagttgacgaacagatggccggacattctccttcaggattttttggtagacaatagaattcatggttccatctatcacagcaagccttccaggtcctgaagcagcaaaaccccagaccatcacactaccaccaccatattttactgttggtatgatgttctttttctgaaatgctgtgttccttttacgccagatgtaacgggacatttaccttccaaaaagctcaacttttgtctcatcagtccagaaggtattttcccaaaagtcttggcaatcattgagatgtttcttagcaaaattgagacgagccctaatgttctttttgcttaacagtggtttgcgtcttggaaatctgccgtgcaggctgtttttgcccagtctctttcttatggtggagtcgtgaacactgaccttaattgaggcaagtgaggcctgcagttctttagacattgtcctggggtcttttgtgacctctcagatgagtcgtctctgcgctcttggggtaattttggccggctggccactcctgagaaggttcaccactgttccatgtttttgccatttttggataatggctctcactgtggttcgctggagttccaaatctttagaaatggctttataacctttaccagactgatagatctcaattacttctgttctcatttgttcctgaatttctttggatcttggcatgatgtctagcttttgaggtgcttttggtctacttctctgtgtcaggcagctcctatttaagtgacttgattgaaacagatgtggcagtaatcaggcctgggggtggctacgaaaactgaactcaggtgtgatacaccacagttaggttattttttaacaaggggcaattactttttcacacagggccatgtaggtttgaattttttttctccccaaataataaaaaccatcatttaaaaactgcattttgtgtttacttgtgttatatttgactaatggttaaatgtgtttgatgatcagaaacattttgtgtgacaaacatgcaaaagaataagaaatcaggaggggggcaaatagttttttacaccactgtatattcaggCTTCCATTGAACTTCTATTCAAATGCATACCACATCACTGGCACTCCAAATTTCAAGCTCATGTTTAATGTGGAGGTTCAAGGTGGTGCAGTATGCTACTGTCTCCTATTAAGGAAACTAAGGTTCAGGTCCCAGGTCCTTctggtgtggtgtttgcatgttctccacgtgccACATggatttcctctcacagtccaaagacgtgtaGGTTAGCTGAATtgatgacactaaattggccctagtgtttgaaTGGCCTGTGTGTGCGCGTGACccgtgatggactagcaccctgtcctgggtttgttccagccttgcaccctatgccagTTGGATCAACACCAACCCTCCAAACTCAATCCCCCCCAGGGCACTCTGgtctgaattaagtgggttagaagatgGCATGACATGTTCAGTGTGACAATTAGCTTTTAAGTCCACTTTTACTGTTGTTGAAATGGTAGCTGTCTTCATAGCAGACCTTGCCATCCCAATTGTCCTACTTTTCTACTGACTGGCATCTGAGCAACTCCTACATGCACTTATTTGgtttgttccacaatttgtagacacAGTTTCTggcagattggtgaacctctgcccatctttacttttgagagactctgcctctgtaagatgctctttttatacccaatcatgttactgatttgttgccagttaacctaattagttgcaaaatgttcatCCAGTTGTtcctttttagtaccacttacttttTTCAAACGTTTGTTGTCCTCTttccaacttttttgagacattTTGCTGCTATTAATTACAAAATGACCATATTCTGTTCCTGAAAGGatatattttctcagtttaaaccttcgatatgttttctttgttttattgtgaataaaacacaggtttatgagatttgcaaatcattgcattctgtttttatttacattttacacagcgttccaacttttttggaattgagaTTATACATATAGACACAGCCTTACTGTGACTtgattccagtttttcttttatagCGAGTTTTTTGGGTATTCATACATGTGAACTATTAAAGAACAATGCAGATTAGGGAGAGATGGAATCAGTTCTGATCAGATTGATGACGCTGATAATGTAATCAGTTTAAATGGCAGAATAATTAAGGTAGCAatggaaaattcaaagaaaatccTAAAATTTGTATGCTTCCAACactaaaatatagaaaataaatgtccatcttaatacataaaaatgGACAGAATTAAAAACTGATGCAGGtgaatatcttaaaatgtatagtAATAAACAGTTTTTCATTTCTGATATCACTTGTTTAAGGTTGACAATCAtttgtttgcatatatttttatttgtgatgTGTATATCTGATTAATATAAAAAAGGATGCAGATAAGACTCAAACCATGATGCTGCTGACTTGTAGGCAGACAAGTTGCCATCTGCGATATTATGCAGTTGCTGTAAATCAACACTAAGATTGCTTTTTCTGACTATTAATTGCAAATCAGTGATGTGGTTTTCTCAGATTTTCTTCACGCTTTCGTGAGGCTGGATGCTTTTGAGCCTCAGGGCCATGGGATTGATCCATTaagtgaaaataatattttttaagttgtccacaaatcaaaaaaaattcttgtcagtCAATCTAGGACAGGGGTTCCCACAGTTTTTCaccttgcgagctacttttaacatgaccaggtcgaaatgatctacctatattaaaattatatatatatatatatatatatatatatatattgagtatactttatacataaatatatgttgtcataccctgcataactgaataacctttatggcacaataataattcaatacatttatggtcactacagtatttggatttaataatcgtcatgtgggagaAGGCAGACTTGCATaaccgaataatgcagtcaaggagcttttgaattcagccaagtgaaaaatgacggctttccaattaactgagattttagttccctctcctttctttttctcagatcgctttttggaaggacgtcagtttcgtagtttttatgaatagttcgaaagtgcctttccactttttccttctttggaatagcaatgataggttgacagatcagacaaacgcacttcgattgtgacattgtgtgaaaaaaattctcttccaattccacgtccagcccataccctccccaaacaatttttttaaaaattccttctttagtcgatataaattggaaggctaactagatcatagccggagttttgcagtagcttgcacgtttgatcgtgtgtgcgggatgaccagtgtgttagaagaaaagagatctcagactggccgccccaatcaagtggcaaatgccatagggaggatatatgatagactaacattaaaaaaaaatgtttttggaatgcaacgcgatctacctgcactacctttgcgatctaccggtcgatcgcgatcgacgcattggacacccctgatctaggaCATTGAACTTTATATGTAATGTACACAATAAACAGTGCCTTTGCCATTTAGACAACATTggtattatttcatattttattcctTGATCCAACTTCCATGATTGAATGGGAGATCAACAGGCCAGTGGTGGCTAAGAAGGAGCTGAGGTGAAAGGCGAATCTTTGGATTGACTAGTCAATCTGTGTTCCTGCTCTCATATATAGTCTCACACTGTGGGTAATGGctgaaaaaaactaaatcacAGATAGAAGTGGCAATTAATTTcctttgcagggtgtctgggaTCAGTCTTAAAGATAGGGTGTGAAGCGCAGACCTTCtggaggagctcaaagtagagccgtTGCTCCTGTGCATTGaaaggcatctgattaggatgcctccctggggtgttttttttgtttttttatttgggcATGTCCAACCTCGAGGAGGCCTCGGGGCAGACCCACAACAAGCAGAAGAGATTATATCTCTCGGCAGGCGTCAGAACTCCTTAATACCCTCCCCGGGAGAAGTTTGAGGAAGTAGCATGAAAAATGGCATCTATGCTTAGAATGCTGCCCCGCAACCCGGACCCAGATAagcatcagaaaatggatggatgattcatcTTCATAAGATAACTTTGCTAGACTTGAGTGGTGGTTGCATTTAAACATTGCAGTCATGAAATCCTTTGGCTAAGCAAACACTCCTTTGAGTacagaacaatttatttttgtattttcttgattacgtcttgcctgaagaaggggcctgagttgcattgAAAGCTTGCTTAttggtaatctttttagttagccaataagaggtTGCTTGACATCTCACTGGGTATACATATGAATTTCTAATCTACAGTGATAATTGCTGcgtttacatatacagtagagtAAAATATAAACACTTCAAATTTGCCAGTGTAACATTTACTGTAGATAACCGCACTAAAATCTTCCCCAGCTAGTGTAATATATACATGTGtgatgcatgtacagtatgtaacccATGATGCAAAGCAAACATCAACTAATTGGTTTTGTTTTAGTATCTTGTACAAGAGGTTTTCATATAGTAAATTCCTGATGTGATGGCATCATCAAAAccctgcctttttattttacaggttACTGAAGTCCTATCAGTGGCTATAATGTTATCTCTTGTTGGGATGATGGGTCATCTTCATTTTTTGAAGATAGACCATGAGTCATTGTTGGTTATTGGCTCCCTTGGAATACAGATGACTGCCTCCTATGCATCAGGCAGAGAAAGCATTACTTTTATTGAAATGACCAAAGTGAAGGATGTTGTAATCAATGAAGCCATCTATATGGTAAGTCATTCTAATATGTGTCATTGCTTTTAATCTCTCAGATTTGGGCTTTGTGTACTTAATGGATGACTTTCTGTTATGGAAGAACTAACTTTATGGACAACTGGAACTCCAGAAGAAGAGCTATTTGGAATTGGTGATTTTTGAGGAGAATGTAAATATAAGAAATTTACAACAGAAGAGGCCATTCTGTCTCTCAGGCTTGTTTGGTTAGGTAAAAGCTAAGTTGTCTCAACATTTCATCTCatccaagtttaaaaaaaaaatcattttaaaacgtTACCAAAGTTTCTGCTATTCTTCAGTACTTGAATTTATAATTTGTCCCAGAAGAAGTTAATCTGTGGTTTCGTATCAAATGCACTTCCCATTTTTTCCACTGATGTCTTATAGTAGTGATTCTCTACTTAACAGAAAGAATGCTACAAAAtccatttttatatgtatttgagAGCCTGGATTATGTTTCCACACATGGCTCTAGATGTTTAATTCTGTGAGCTTCACAGTGCAGGAAATGCCCTTTAGGTCCAGGATGCTGAAAAGGCGAGCCCTGACACAGACGTAGGACACAGGTTTAAAGCACacaaggtttttattttcttttttccccccttgtgaaaatgtcttccccattcccacaagcacaacaacacagtcccaacaccaaaacacaattctttctcttctctgtctttttctttctcctccagcattcttcctggcaagctttgtttccctcctcccgactctggctcctccaTTAGTGGCTGCTGGTTCCCTTTATAagccacccggaagtgcttcagatgCTTGATTGGTCGTTttcggctgcacttccgggtgtggcggaagaaccgcccacacaggctcaggagccactgcagtgcccccttgtggcacccccagaccccaacagggcagaagagaactccatctcctatggggcCCTGCGGGTATCCGAGGCACCAGTGCAATCCAGGTGGCCTtccatctagcgtcccaggggaggtattgtacAGCCCATGCCTGTTCCCCTGGGCCATATGCATAAGAGACGTCCTGGCCGGGCACCACAATGCATAATGTTTATCTTCCTTGTACACCTAGAGCTGATATATCCCTTTTATGTTATGTGTTGTCCAGAATTGCACGCTGTGCTTCAAAGGCAATCTCAATTGCACTATGATCAGCCTAAGCATAAATTCTTCCAATTTATGCTAAAATTTGTTTGTGTGCTTAATTGCTACTACAGATTGCTCACACAACTTTAATGTTGTATCCATGTAAATCTATGAATCCTGTCTTTCTGTAGGTAAGCATCTCCACTTTTGTactaaaggataagtttggtatttttcaggtgTAAATTATTTCTTAACAATGACTTCTATACTCTTTCTCATCCTccttatcaatacatcccataagtTCAGTATTATCAGAGAATTTGTGCATGTGATATGACCTGCTATAATATTTATAgtttgaggtgtacagagtaaagaaaaaaggagacaggcctattccttatggtgctccagtgttgctcacatctgtatcagaaacacagtccttgaatctcacaaactgtggtctgcctgacagattggccattatccaggacaccacagggtTATCCACTTGCTTATTCCTGAGCTTACACCATAACACAGATAGCTGATAATAttaaaagcactggagaaataaaaaaaaaaaaaaatcatctttgcagcgctgccagctttgtccatgAGAGCACAAGCTTTGgttgtttgttttgaaaatgaattagttattattattttatttaattctataaatacaaactaaatatgattttattttttacttttgcagcAGAGAGTGATTTATTACCTTTGTATATTGTTAAAAGAGCCTTTACATCCTAATGAAGTCGGCGACGTTGTGCCTGTGTTTCAGGTAGGTACTTGTTAAAATTATACTCTCACTTTTAGGGAAACGGCTTCAAATATGCTATTGAGTTCACTTAGAATTACAACTGATTTCCCTTGCACGTGTTCCAGTGTTGAATGAAATCACATAAAAACATCAGTACAATGGATATAGAATGTACTAGATGGCTCTATTGAAGTTTCAGCCTTTACTGATGTAAAGGCCGAAATACTAAAATGAAACACATCTTTTTTTCGGCTTTAATATGATTTTGTAAcccattataaaaaataaagattgtttttaggaaaactaattaaaataatcaaCATTTGCTGGCTTGGTTACAAACATTTGCATATCCTTGAACGTATGCTTTGTGAAGCACCTTTTGCTTTAACTCCAGCAGTGGGTCTATATTACAGATGTTCTGGTCAGGTTTTTTTGGCCTTATACTGATCACAGATATTATGTTACTGAGTTAGCCAATTCCAATACCAATTTTgagatatatgtattttttttcctttatccctctaaaaaacattttagacCAAAAGCTTCTGCTtaattgcggtgggctggcaccctgccctggatttgttttttccttgcgccctgtgttggctggtattgacGCCAGCAGACCCCacgcgaccctgtgttagg
The nucleotide sequence above comes from Polypterus senegalus isolate Bchr_013 chromosome 18, ASM1683550v1, whole genome shotgun sequence. Encoded proteins:
- the pigh gene encoding phosphatidylinositol N-acetylglucosaminyltransferase subunit H codes for the protein MSDEAFSDINGNRISLDCQRHSDICGEFTVSSPKLSFLKVTGCTCALWLCAYTIFFFTEVTEVLSVAIMLSLVGMMGHLHFLKIDHESLLVIGSLGIQMTASYASGRESITFIEMTKVKDVVINEAIYMQRVIYYLCILLKEPLHPNEVGDVVPVFQSCKPRLNCLIEIYKQCQEILAQS